In the genome of Manis javanica isolate MJ-LG chromosome 17, MJ_LKY, whole genome shotgun sequence, one region contains:
- the TMED6 gene encoding transmembrane emp24 domain-containing protein 6 isoform X1, whose product MPGSVREYLCVTLRWPVWLVELMITQQSKLLGSSGLHSSHAKESPESTMFPLFFGAGLVVLNLVTSARSQKTEPLSGSGDQLLFRGADQNDFAIMIPPGGTECFWQFAHQTGYFFFSYEVQRTLGMSHDRHIAATAHTPQGLLIDTSRNVRGQINFSTQETGFYQLCLNNQQNHFGSVQVYLNFGVFYEGPEMDHKQKSERKQLNDTLDAIEESTRKVQSNIFHMWRYYNFARMRKMADFFLLQSNYNYVNWWSTAQSLVIVVSGILQLYFLKRLFNVQMTTDTKKPRC is encoded by the exons ATGCCCGGTTCTGTTAGGGAATATCTGTGTGTGACCCTGAGATGGCCTGTGTGGCTGGTAGAGTTAATGATTACCCAGCAGTCTAAGCTACTTGGTTCCTCTGGGCTGCATAGTTCACATGCAAAGGAGTCTCCAGAAAGCACcatgtttcctttgttctttgggGCTGGACTGGTGGTTCTGAACCTAGTGACCTCTGCTAGGAGCCAGAAGACAGAACCCCTTAGTGGCTCTGGGGACCAGCTGCTCTTCCGTGGAGCAGATCAAAATGACTTTGCCATCATGATCCCTCCAGGAGGCACAGAATGCTTTTGGCAATTCGCCCACCAGACGGGATACTTCTTTTTCAGTTATGAG GTTCAGCGCACACTGGGAATGTCACACGACCGGCATATTGCTGCCACCGCACATACCCCACAGGGTCTTCTCATAGACACCTCTCGGAATGTTCGAGGCCAGATTAACTTCTCTACCCAAGAGACAG GTTTTTATCAGCTTTGTCTAAACAATCAGCAAAATCACTTTGGTTCTGTGCAAGTGTACCTCAACTTTGGAGTCTTCTATGAGGGGCCCGAGATGGACCACAAACAGAAGAGTGAACGAAAACAGCTGAATGATACTCTGGACGCAATTGAG GAGAGTACACGTAAGGTGCAGAGCAATATCTTCCACATGTGGCGATACTACAACTTTGCTCGCATGAGGAAAATGGCTGACTTTTTCCTTCTCCAATCAAACTATAACTACGTGAACTGGTGGTCAACGGCCCAGAGCCTTGTTATCGTTGTCTCTGGGATCCTGCAGCTGTATTTCCTGAAGCGTCTCTTCAATGTCCAAATGACTACAGACACAAAGAAGCCAAGATGCTAA
- the TMED6 gene encoding transmembrane emp24 domain-containing protein 6 isoform X2, producing MPGSVREYLCVTLRWPVWLVELMITQQSKLLGSSGLHSSHAKESPESTMFPLFFGAGLVVLNLVTSARSQKTEPLSGSGDQLLFRGADQNDFAIMIPPGGTECFWQFAHQTGYFFFSYEVQRTLGMSHDRHIAATAHTPQGLLIDTSRNVRGQINFSTQETVYLNFGVFYEGPEMDHKQKSERKQLNDTLDAIEESTRKVQSNIFHMWRYYNFARMRKMADFFLLQSNYNYVNWWSTAQSLVIVVSGILQLYFLKRLFNVQMTTDTKKPRC from the exons ATGCCCGGTTCTGTTAGGGAATATCTGTGTGTGACCCTGAGATGGCCTGTGTGGCTGGTAGAGTTAATGATTACCCAGCAGTCTAAGCTACTTGGTTCCTCTGGGCTGCATAGTTCACATGCAAAGGAGTCTCCAGAAAGCACcatgtttcctttgttctttgggGCTGGACTGGTGGTTCTGAACCTAGTGACCTCTGCTAGGAGCCAGAAGACAGAACCCCTTAGTGGCTCTGGGGACCAGCTGCTCTTCCGTGGAGCAGATCAAAATGACTTTGCCATCATGATCCCTCCAGGAGGCACAGAATGCTTTTGGCAATTCGCCCACCAGACGGGATACTTCTTTTTCAGTTATGAG GTTCAGCGCACACTGGGAATGTCACACGACCGGCATATTGCTGCCACCGCACATACCCCACAGGGTCTTCTCATAGACACCTCTCGGAATGTTCGAGGCCAGATTAACTTCTCTACCCAAGAGACAG TGTACCTCAACTTTGGAGTCTTCTATGAGGGGCCCGAGATGGACCACAAACAGAAGAGTGAACGAAAACAGCTGAATGATACTCTGGACGCAATTGAG GAGAGTACACGTAAGGTGCAGAGCAATATCTTCCACATGTGGCGATACTACAACTTTGCTCGCATGAGGAAAATGGCTGACTTTTTCCTTCTCCAATCAAACTATAACTACGTGAACTGGTGGTCAACGGCCCAGAGCCTTGTTATCGTTGTCTCTGGGATCCTGCAGCTGTATTTCCTGAAGCGTCTCTTCAATGTCCAAATGACTACAGACACAAAGAAGCCAAGATGCTAA